ATGACTGAAGTTTGAGGGCTTGTTATAACGTGATGTGCTGAATATCTTTTAAGTTGTTATTTTTTGTATGTGGATATTTCGTCTATCCAGAAATCACAAATTGAGTTAATAGCCATATGGTGTGACATAATATTATTTCTACTAATATGCTTGGGGGTTTTGAAGGAGAGGAAAAGAGAGGATAATGAGAGGAGGGAGTGGAGAGGAGAGGGAACAGTTAtccttttcctttgtttggATCTTTTACTTAAAAGTAGGAGGGAGATGGGAGTAGGTATCTCTCCCCTTGTTTGTTGCAGAGTGGAACGGAGAGGAAACGATAAGATATCATGTACGTTGACAATTATAAAGAGATAAGTCACTGCCTACCATTGATAGTTGTAGTAAATTGCTAAGCGTAAAGGAAGGTACTGAAAAATTCATAGAAGTTCGTATCCTCTCTGTTCAAGTTTTCCCAATTTGAGGGAATTGAAAAGTGAGACTTTTAAGGGGGTGTTGTACCCCTCCAACTCCCCTTGAATCCTCTCCCTTCCACTTCTGActggggaaattttttttccaaacttggGGAAGGGGTAGTGGGCTCACTCCCTTTCCCCTATCATTTTGTCTCTCACTCCCCATCCAAAAAAATTGCTACATCTCAGCTTAAACGTAGGTAAGCAGCACATGTTgaccttctttctctctctctctatctctctctctctctctccttttttttttttttattattattattttttcccttgTAGATTCCCTTGTGTTGCATAACTTGTCCAAACTTGAGGAACTATAGATAGTTGTTGACACATTGAGTTTTAATTAGTGAAACAGCCATGGCTTGAATCTCTTATATATGGGTTTGTAATTTAACTAATTGGCTGGGTAATTCATGAAACTTCAGGCTGCAATAGttgtattttatattataaaatgtttttcatcTGGGCCCATGTTAACCTCTTTTTCGGAAATATTGCATACTGTTGTTGCAGACGCCATTCCATCTAAAAAAGCCATGCTCTTGCAAATATTTGTTACCATGAAGGCTATGCCATGGTACACTGCTCTACCTTCACTCTCTGAGTACATGGTTGAAAATGGCTGGACAAAATGCTTTTCGAGAATAAGCGATATAGGTATGCTTGCCTACCTTGTTTATTTAGCCACTTATCTTGTAATCGTGGAATTTGGAATCTATTGGATGCATAGAGAGCTGCACGACATAAAGCCTCTGTATAAATATCTTCATGCTACCCATCACGTCTACAACAAACAGAATACTCTTTCTCCATTTGCTGGTAAGTTCTCAATCTACTGAATTCAATTTCCATGGTTTTATCACAAGTTGAAgctttttggattttggatgTTTGTATGCATAATCTTTTGCCTTTTTAGATTTATATACGTTGACTTAGGTGTTACACTTTTATGTTGGAGTATCATGTCTGTAATATCTAACACTAGAAATAATCTAAAGATCAGAACGAGGTGCCACTGGAACTGCTGACTGTGAAAAGAATGTTCACAGGGATTCCTTGGCTGTATTTCTTCTTGCTGAAGAAAATTTCAGTGGAATGTTTTCTAGGGCAAAAGCTTTAAAGTATTCACTTTGTgcacataactctctatttggATGAAAACGTGAAAACTTGTCCAATAGCTAGCTATACTAGTAGTAACAATGCTGCAAATAACTCTGGCTTTTATGGCAAAACAGTCGCTGTTGCATGGCCACAATCATTGTACAGAACATGGTGCTTACACGGGAAAAATAATTAGATCTTGGGATATGGCACCATGTGTGTATCTATGCCAAGTCAAACCATATCCTCTTATTCTCTAAATAAAATCCTCATTCAGTCTCATTTGTTTGATTCAACCATGGCTATAAACATCCCATCACCAAAAGCCTCTCTCTGATGTAAATTTTCCGTCCCACCAAAACCTTTTGCTCATTATATGTTTCTCTACAAGATTTCCAACACAAACATATAGAGCACGAGGATGAGAAGTAGACTGCACTAACCTGTAGAACCACATCAAACTTTTGCCATCTAATTTATAAAGTCGTCTTCCTTCTTGGCTCtggttttattattgttttgtttgaattgtTTAACTGTGTTGCTAGAATTTAGTTTACATTTGCAGGCAGAACATGCTATAACCTTATGGCTGGCCCAATTGCTACTTTTGCTGGAGGGAGTGAAAACTGAATCCTAGGAATTTTGGTGGCTTGAACAGCCTCTATTTGCAATTAGATGATAATGAGGAGGATATGATTCCTTCAATAAACGTATTTGTGTAGCATTGGACTTACAAGCTTTCATGGTAGTTCTCATACCAGTTACTTGATGTTGTTATTGTATTCTTGGTTTATACATAGTACAACACATTGGTTTCCCCTTTTCCATGTTTCTCTTAGACCGACTTTCATAATATCTTGCTCTTTTTACTTGTGGAGAAGGTAAAAGGGGGGGTGGGGTTACCTAAATGTGGGGGAATCAGGAGAGGCGTTCTCTTAGAGCCTGAAATTTTGTACGGTGTTGATTAAATTACCTGCACTGTCCTTATATTTTCCACGTGATCAAGATTTGGGTGGagaacaagtattttttttttttttttactaaagaCAAGTGCAGCATTTGGTTTGATATGAATTCTGATTTGTAGTGTTCCAGTATGGCTTGGGCTCTAAGAAAGCTAAGCTAAGTTGAGCCAAGCTGAGAATATGGCTGTTTCAGCTTGACTCATTCAAGTTGCATCCTCTTCTGGCCAGCTCAAAGCTCCAGTTGAGCATGGCTAGGTGCTGCTGCACTTGGCTTTTCCACGGAAACCCTTCTTCACACTAGTTTCCATCTTTGGTTTTAGCCATAGAAGAAAGAGATACACCCAATTTAAAACGGATTTGGTAAACCCTAACTGAAATATGAAATTAACTTGAAGGTGTATGTGCACACTTAATTGTTGTTAGGAGTCTTGCACATTTCTAGCAAAGTTATCCAGACTAAAATGAATTGCAGGGAATTAATACTATTCCTTatgaaaggaagaaaaacattCTGCTGATTGTTTATTAGCACAGGACCTTTgcaggtaaaaaaaatttaaattgccGGGCGCACGGTTATCAGACTTTCAGGGTTAGAAAAGAACATACATTAGTTGTCTTGTGCTTCATAGTTTTCTGTTCTAGGTGGTACATCAGCTATAATTATACTGAAACCCTCCATTATGAAGAATTTTATGAAAGAAAGTGAAGCCAAGTTAGTGAAGGTGGACTATAGTTGACCATAGCCggttcttttttcattttggtcTTTTAACTTATCAAGGACAAATCATAATGTTAAACGGAATCTACAATATCTTTTTAAGTAGTTGGGTCATTTTAATATGCATTTGCAGTTATTCTTGGTTATTTTCAATGGTTAATGATATTTATGGTCTATAACTTGTGTGGACTCCACCCTTTTTCTGATACAAACATCCcacgaaaaagaaagaaaataaaaagcgAATGTCCTTAGTCCTTTCTAAGCATCCTTGATTGAACTTTCATTTGACCTAGAAAAGGACCTTATCTTTACAAATGTGTTCGTATTGGAGTTTGATTATGGTTTGGGATTTTCTTATTTGCTACATATCTAACAAGAGAACAGTAGTAGAGAACTATATACACTGTTCTACAAAGTGAGGTAGGATTTAATGGTAGAGTATTATTTAGTTGAAAGATGGTTAACATATTCTAGCCATGATgggattttcttcttctttttcttttaggcTATATTGTAAATTCTGCTATATGATACAATCTTGTTGAAAAATCATTTCCTCTCTAGTTTTCTTGGGGTCCCATTCTTGAAAcgttattttcttttcacacCATCTATCATATGTAGATCATCTTATTTGCAAGCTTTTGAGCGACTGACGGTGTTTCCGTTTAGAGCATGGCTGTATTTCTAATTTGAAATTACTAATTGGTTCTCTTTTTCAAGAAATAGTCTCACTTAAATTTTCTATGCTATGGATAAGTTAAATTTCTATTTATTATAACTAAATGAACTAATGAGtatgatttatgtttcttgtcAGGTTTGGCTTTTCACCCCCTTGATGGGATATTGCAGGCTGTACCACATGTGGCAGCACTCTTTCTTGTGCCGACGCATTTCACGACACACATTGTGCTGCTATTCCTTGAGGCTATATGGACTGCAAACATTCATGACTGCATCCATTCCAACTTATGGCCCGTAATGGGTGCTGGCTACCACACCATCCATCATACTACTTATCGTCACAACTATGGCCATTATACAATATGCATGGATTGGATCTTTGGCACTCTTCGTGACCCCTTGGATGATGGATCCAAGAAGGTCATGTGATGCCTGCCTGATTGCTCCTTCAGTCATTCAAACTTTGATGTGTGTTGGATTGTCTTCTTTGCATGTAAATCTTGTTGGTTGTTAGTTTCTTTTATGCCCTTGACTAGGGAATGGTAGAAGTTAGCGATGAGGGATTTTTGGGCTGCAATGAAAGTTTTGTCGGTTGATatttcttctcaatttcaatCAAGATGTTCTCGCCCCCCCCCATTCGGGCTCTCGCTCGGTCCAGCACGGATTGATTGGTAGCATATAATTCTCGGAAACCCATGTACttgatttttaataaaatcttatGTCAAGACTTGTGGGGCATATATTGGAATGGATtacatatttttctccaaaatggAGATGTAGCAAAATGTATATAATCCTGTTTTCTGATTGCGTGTGCTTCATTAGACATTTAAACTCTCGAATGAATTGGGAAAACTGATccctcttatttttatttatgttgaaCTAACCCTAAGGGGTTGGCTTAGTGGTTAGACAGCTTGGAACTTTGAGTATGCTTTTCAAGGTCTTAGGTTTGAAACTCACTAAGTGCAAACTGCTTCTTGTGACTATCGGACTTGGGGTTTGCCCCATGAATTAACCGAGGTGCACTTATGGGAAACTGTTTGCCGAGGGCATCCTCAGGATTAGTAGGAGCGAAGCTTCGAATACTCaatgccaaatcaaaaaaaaaaaaattatatatatatgtggtttGTAGATATCAGTCAATCTCTCAGGCTCTTAGTTGGGTATTAGTTTTGCTAGTGGAATGAACCAAATGGACCTAGTTGACCCTAATCGTTTTGAAATTTTAGCTAGAAGCAACGATGCAAATATCCAGACATTAGGGGTGACCATTGGTATTCGTGTATCAAAGCGtaaatatgaaattat
This window of the Corylus avellana chromosome ca5, CavTom2PMs-1.0 genome carries:
- the LOC132180416 gene encoding delta(7)-sterol-C5(6)-desaturase-like, whose product is MEDHGSTYLGLFVDETTFYNRIVLGSLLPSRVWEPLPHFLQTWLRNYLGGTLIYFLSGFLWCFYIYYWKRNVYVPEDAIPSKKAMLLQIFVTMKAMPWYTALPSLSEYMVENGWTKCFSRISDIGMLAYLVYLATYLVIVEFGIYWMHRELHDIKPLYKYLHATHHVYNKQNTLSPFAGLAFHPLDGILQAVPHVAALFLVPTHFTTHIVLLFLEAIWTANIHDCIHSNLWPVMGAGYHTIHHTTYRHNYGHYTICMDWIFGTLRDPLDDGSKKVM